In the genome of Streptomyces fagopyri, the window CGGGGATCACCTCGTCGGCGTCGAAGTAGCCGGCGACGGCGTAGAACGCGAAGAACGGGTTCAGCCAGGTGAGGGCGAAGGCGATCGCCCAGCGCAGGGCGTAGTAGACGATCCCGCGCCGGGACGGGGTACGGCGGCCCCGCCGGGGCCCGTGCCACAGCTGGAGCACCACCGCGGCGGCGACCAGCGCCCCGGTCGCGCACCACGCCGCCGTTCCCCCGGTCAGGTCGCTGGTCGTGACCGCGAGGAGGGTGCCCACGGCGAGCAGCCCGCAGGGGCCCCAGGTGTGGAACTGGTCCTGCCATCGTTCGAGCTGCCGGTCCGCGGCGTTCATGTCCCCAGTCTGCACGGCCCCTCCCCTACTCCCAGCGGAACCAGCGCGCGGCGGCGCCCGACAGCAGCACGGTCCACGCGACGAGGACGCCGAGGTGGGACCAGCCCGGCCAGTCGCCCGCCGCCGCCTGGCCCAGCGCCCGTGCCGCGGCGCCGAACGGTGTGGCCTCGACGACCCGGGCGAGCGCGTGGGGCATGGACTGCACCGGCAGCCAGACCCCCGCGCAGAACATCATCGGGAAGAACACCGCGGAGCCCACGGCATTCGCGATCTTCGAGGTGCCGGAGAGTGCCGAGACGAGGGCGCCGAGGGCGAGGGAGCTCGCGACGGCCAACAGCAGGGCGACGGCGTATCCGGGTTCCTGACGCGGCAGGGTGACGTCGAAGGCCAGACGGCCGACCGCGAGCGACAGCAGCGCGGAGAGCAGCGCCGCCGCCCCGTGCAGGCCCATCTGCGCCGACAGGAGGGCGGCCGGGCGGACCGGGGTGGTCGACATCCGCCGCAGGACGCCGCGTTCGCGATAGCCGGTGATCACCGGCGGCATGGCCTGCACCCCTGCCATGAGCATCGCGA includes:
- a CDS encoding ABC transporter permease is translated as MSTTNRASATTDPTAAATGVATTTGVATTTGVGTATGVATTTRRTTAVAVLRTEARLFRREPGSLFWVMAFPTLLLVILGSIPSFRTADDALGGIRLVDAYVPVTVLIAMLMAGVQAMPPVITGYRERGVLRRMSTTPVRPAALLSAQMGLHGAAALLSALLSLAVGRLAFDVTLPRQEPGYAVALLLAVASSLALGALVSALSGTSKIANAVGSAVFFPMMFCAGVWLPVQSMPHALARVVEATPFGAAARALGQAAAGDWPGWSHLGVLVAWTVLLSGAAARWFRWE